Proteins found in one Sorghum bicolor cultivar BTx623 chromosome 1, Sorghum_bicolor_NCBIv3, whole genome shotgun sequence genomic segment:
- the LOC8084714 gene encoding 6-phosphofructo-2-kinase/fructose-2,6-bisphosphatase isoform X2, which produces MASSGGISDQLFVSVKLESPRLAELDLAPHLFGSHPVAGSWDPCKALPLERAATSVWEFSCVVPSQHESLDFKFVLKREDDSSQYIIEEGPNRPLGCQSNEFEMRTAVFKLNEGKEVLECKVQIETEMLSPFDLAASWRAHQEYFQPSRVRGTHDVTINPGLEGRAKNGFASGLELDLEKYVVPTPNMGSGVVYAANLTENPRSLLQTGSSSNNDTTKDILHSSTKGDSSSNHYVNTMKSAIGGHAPSLEEQRAMFVDRGVGSPNFARPTKETFSMSNFKLDSDSKGMPAAEGAVAAAAVADQMYGPKEDRKLAIVLVGLPARGKTFTAAKLTRYLRWLGHETKHFNVGKYRRLKHGTNQTADFFRGDNREGVEARNEVAALAMEDMLSWMQEGGQVGIFDATNSTRIRRNMLMKMAEGKCKIIFLETLCNDQDVLERNIRLKVQQSPDYAEQTDFEAGVQDFKERLTYYEKVYEPVEEGSYIKMIDMVSGKGGQIKINDISGYLPGRIVFFLVNCHLTPRPILLTRHGESMDNVRGRIGGDSSLSEVGELYSRKLASFVEKRLKSERTASIWTSTLQRTILTAHPIIGFPKIQWRALDEINAGVCDGMTYDEIKKSKPEEYESRRKDKLRYRYPRGESYLDVIQRLEPVIIELERQRAPVVVIAHQAVLRALYAYFADKPLEEVPNIEIPLHTIIEIQMGVAGVQEKRYKLMDAIHPTAGL; this is translated from the exons ATGGCGAGCTCCGGCGGAATCTCCGACCAGCTCTTCGTCTCCGTCAAGTTAGAGAGCCCGCGCCTCGCGGAGCTCGACCTCGCCCCCCACCTCTTCGGCTCCCACCCCGTGGCTGGCTCGTGGGACCCCTGCAAGGCC CTGCCGTTGGAGCGGGCGGCTACCTCCGTGTGGGAGTTCAGCTGCGTCGTGCCTTCGCAGCACG AATCGCTggatttcaagtttgttttgaAGCGAGAAGATGATAGTTCTCAGTACATTATTGAGGAGGGACCTAACCGACCACTCGGTTGCCAGAGCAATGAATTTGAAATGAGGACTGCAGTGTTTAAACTCAATGAAGGGAAGGAGGTACTTGAGTGCAAGGTTCAGATTGAGACAGAAATGTTATCCCCATTTGACCTGGCAGCTAGTTGGAGGGCTCATCAGGAGTATTTTCAGCCTTCAAGGGTGCGAGGGACCCACGATGTCACTATCAACCCTGGGTTAGAAGGCAGGGCCAAG AATGGCTTCGCTTCTGGTTTGGAGCTTGATTTAGAGAAGTATGTAGTTCCAACACCAAACATGGGCTCAGGTGTTGTTTATGCAGCTAACTTGACTGAAAATCCACGCTCATTATTGCAAACTGGGAGTTCCTCAAACAATGATACCACAAAGGACATTTTGCACAGCTCAACTAAAGGAGACTCATCCTCGAATCACTATGTTAACACTATGAAG AGTGCAATTGGAGGGCATGCGCCATCACTGGAAGAACAAAGGGCAATGTTTGTTGATAGAGGTGTTGGCTCACCAAACTTTGCAAGACCAACAAAGGAAACCTTTTCGATGAGCAACTTTAAGTTGGATTCTGACTCAAAG GGTATGCCAGCAGCAGAAGGCGCTGTTGCAGCAGCTGCAGTAGCTGATCAGATGTATGGGCCAAAAGAGGACCGCAAGTTGGCCATCGTGTTG GTTGGGCTACCAGCTCGTGGTAAGACCTTTACAGCAGCTAAACTTACAAGATATCTCAGATGGTTAGGTCATGAAACAAAGCACTTCAATGTTGGAAAG TACCGCCGGCTCAAGCATGGAACTAATCAG ACTGCTGATTTCTTTCGTGGAGATAACAGGGAGGGTGTGGAGGCACGCAACGAG GTGGCTGCATTAGCAATGGAAGATATGCTATCTTGGATGCAGGAAGGTGGTCAG GTTGGTATTTTCGATGCCACAAACAGCACAAGAATACGGAGAAACATGCTGATGAAAATGGCTGAAGGAAAATGTAAG ATCATCTTTTTGGAAACATTATGTAATGACCAAGATGTTCTTGAGAGAAATATACGATTGAAAGTTCAACAAAGTCCCGATTATGCAGAGCA AACAGATTTTGAAGCTGGTGTACAAGATTTCAAAGAGCGATTGACCTACTATGAAAAG GTCTATGAACCTGTGGAAGAAGGTTCTTACATAAAAATGATTGACATGGTTAGTGGGAAGGGAGGCCAAATAAAG ATTAATGACATAAGTGGTTACTTGCCTGGACGGATTGTTTTCTTCTTG GTTAACTGTCATCTGACGCCTCGTCCTATCCTGCTAACAAGACATGGCGAAAGTATGGATAATGTCAGAGGAAGAATTGGTGGAGACTCTTCTTTGAG TGAGGTTGGTGAGCTTTATTCAAGAAAGCTTGCAAGCTTTGTGGAGAAGCGACTGAAGTCCGAGCGGACTGCCTCT ATATGGACTAGCACACTCCAGAGAACAATATTAACAGCACATCCGATCATTGGTTTTCCAAAG ATACAATGGCGTGCTCTTGACGAGATAAATGCTGGGGTATGTGATGGGATGACATACGATGAAATAAAGAAAAGTAAACCTGAAGAATATGA ATCACGAAGAAAAGACAAGCTGAGGTATCGTTATCCAAGAGGAGAATCCTACCTTGACGTCATTCAAAG ATTAGAACCTGTAATAATTGAGCTTGAACGGCAGCGTGCTCCAGTTGTAGTCATAGCTCACCAG GCTGTGTTAAGAGCACTTTATGCATATTTTGCGGACAAACCACTCGAGGAAGTCCCAAATATTGAG ATACCTCTGCATACAATAATTGAGATACAAATGGGTGTTGCTGGTGTTCAAGAAAAACGGTACAAACTCATGGACGCAATTCATCCCACAGCGGGGTTGTAA
- the LOC8084714 gene encoding 6-phosphofructo-2-kinase/fructose-2,6-bisphosphatase isoform X1, translating into MASSGGISDQLFVSVKLESPRLAELDLAPHLFGSHPVAGSWDPCKALPLERAATSVWEFSCVVPSQHESLDFKFVLKREDDSSQYIIEEGPNRPLGCQSNEFEMRTAVFKLNEGKEVLECKVQIETEMLSPFDLAASWRAHQEYFQPSRVRGTHDVTINPGLEGRAKNGFASGLELDLEKYVVPTPNMGSGVVYAANLTENPRSLLQTGSSSNNDTTKDILHSSTKGDSSSNHYVNTMKSAIGGHAPSLEEQRAMFVDRGVGSPNFARPTKETFSMSNFKLDSDSKQGMPAAEGAVAAAAVADQMYGPKEDRKLAIVLVGLPARGKTFTAAKLTRYLRWLGHETKHFNVGKYRRLKHGTNQTADFFRGDNREGVEARNEVAALAMEDMLSWMQEGGQVGIFDATNSTRIRRNMLMKMAEGKCKIIFLETLCNDQDVLERNIRLKVQQSPDYAEQTDFEAGVQDFKERLTYYEKVYEPVEEGSYIKMIDMVSGKGGQIKINDISGYLPGRIVFFLVNCHLTPRPILLTRHGESMDNVRGRIGGDSSLSEVGELYSRKLASFVEKRLKSERTASIWTSTLQRTILTAHPIIGFPKIQWRALDEINAGVCDGMTYDEIKKSKPEEYESRRKDKLRYRYPRGESYLDVIQRLEPVIIELERQRAPVVVIAHQAVLRALYAYFADKPLEEVPNIEIPLHTIIEIQMGVAGVQEKRYKLMDAIHPTAGL; encoded by the exons ATGGCGAGCTCCGGCGGAATCTCCGACCAGCTCTTCGTCTCCGTCAAGTTAGAGAGCCCGCGCCTCGCGGAGCTCGACCTCGCCCCCCACCTCTTCGGCTCCCACCCCGTGGCTGGCTCGTGGGACCCCTGCAAGGCC CTGCCGTTGGAGCGGGCGGCTACCTCCGTGTGGGAGTTCAGCTGCGTCGTGCCTTCGCAGCACG AATCGCTggatttcaagtttgttttgaAGCGAGAAGATGATAGTTCTCAGTACATTATTGAGGAGGGACCTAACCGACCACTCGGTTGCCAGAGCAATGAATTTGAAATGAGGACTGCAGTGTTTAAACTCAATGAAGGGAAGGAGGTACTTGAGTGCAAGGTTCAGATTGAGACAGAAATGTTATCCCCATTTGACCTGGCAGCTAGTTGGAGGGCTCATCAGGAGTATTTTCAGCCTTCAAGGGTGCGAGGGACCCACGATGTCACTATCAACCCTGGGTTAGAAGGCAGGGCCAAG AATGGCTTCGCTTCTGGTTTGGAGCTTGATTTAGAGAAGTATGTAGTTCCAACACCAAACATGGGCTCAGGTGTTGTTTATGCAGCTAACTTGACTGAAAATCCACGCTCATTATTGCAAACTGGGAGTTCCTCAAACAATGATACCACAAAGGACATTTTGCACAGCTCAACTAAAGGAGACTCATCCTCGAATCACTATGTTAACACTATGAAG AGTGCAATTGGAGGGCATGCGCCATCACTGGAAGAACAAAGGGCAATGTTTGTTGATAGAGGTGTTGGCTCACCAAACTTTGCAAGACCAACAAAGGAAACCTTTTCGATGAGCAACTTTAAGTTGGATTCTGACTCAAAG CAGGGTATGCCAGCAGCAGAAGGCGCTGTTGCAGCAGCTGCAGTAGCTGATCAGATGTATGGGCCAAAAGAGGACCGCAAGTTGGCCATCGTGTTG GTTGGGCTACCAGCTCGTGGTAAGACCTTTACAGCAGCTAAACTTACAAGATATCTCAGATGGTTAGGTCATGAAACAAAGCACTTCAATGTTGGAAAG TACCGCCGGCTCAAGCATGGAACTAATCAG ACTGCTGATTTCTTTCGTGGAGATAACAGGGAGGGTGTGGAGGCACGCAACGAG GTGGCTGCATTAGCAATGGAAGATATGCTATCTTGGATGCAGGAAGGTGGTCAG GTTGGTATTTTCGATGCCACAAACAGCACAAGAATACGGAGAAACATGCTGATGAAAATGGCTGAAGGAAAATGTAAG ATCATCTTTTTGGAAACATTATGTAATGACCAAGATGTTCTTGAGAGAAATATACGATTGAAAGTTCAACAAAGTCCCGATTATGCAGAGCA AACAGATTTTGAAGCTGGTGTACAAGATTTCAAAGAGCGATTGACCTACTATGAAAAG GTCTATGAACCTGTGGAAGAAGGTTCTTACATAAAAATGATTGACATGGTTAGTGGGAAGGGAGGCCAAATAAAG ATTAATGACATAAGTGGTTACTTGCCTGGACGGATTGTTTTCTTCTTG GTTAACTGTCATCTGACGCCTCGTCCTATCCTGCTAACAAGACATGGCGAAAGTATGGATAATGTCAGAGGAAGAATTGGTGGAGACTCTTCTTTGAG TGAGGTTGGTGAGCTTTATTCAAGAAAGCTTGCAAGCTTTGTGGAGAAGCGACTGAAGTCCGAGCGGACTGCCTCT ATATGGACTAGCACACTCCAGAGAACAATATTAACAGCACATCCGATCATTGGTTTTCCAAAG ATACAATGGCGTGCTCTTGACGAGATAAATGCTGGGGTATGTGATGGGATGACATACGATGAAATAAAGAAAAGTAAACCTGAAGAATATGA ATCACGAAGAAAAGACAAGCTGAGGTATCGTTATCCAAGAGGAGAATCCTACCTTGACGTCATTCAAAG ATTAGAACCTGTAATAATTGAGCTTGAACGGCAGCGTGCTCCAGTTGTAGTCATAGCTCACCAG GCTGTGTTAAGAGCACTTTATGCATATTTTGCGGACAAACCACTCGAGGAAGTCCCAAATATTGAG ATACCTCTGCATACAATAATTGAGATACAAATGGGTGTTGCTGGTGTTCAAGAAAAACGGTACAAACTCATGGACGCAATTCATCCCACAGCGGGGTTGTAA
- the LOC110436581 gene encoding protein CHUP1, chloroplastic, which translates to MMREGDACVTLLRSKLHGLVERNRALEEENKQLRHQVSRLKGQISSLEGQDTDKKMLWKKLENSATSISYSKEKQFVQSNDDAKEAMDLNSSLCHRRQQFSRATLVRSRAPRVPNPPPNPTCTQPKTTVRKEGCMAPPPPPPPPLPSKLQRSTKAIQRVPEVVELYRSLVRREGKNDAKSGSVGIPAATNSREMIGEIENRSAYVLAIKSDVENQGNFVNFLASEVQNAAYKEIADVEEFVKWLDGELSYLVDERAVLKHFPNWPEKKADAMREAAFNYRDLKNLESEASSFHDDRRVATPMALKRMQALQDKIEQGIHNTERVRDSASGRYKDLKIPWEWMLDSGVISQLKKASLKLAKEYMNRIVNTLKSDPFANDEELLLQGVRFAFRIHQLAGGFDEGCRKAFQELKTYASKSE; encoded by the exons ATGATGAGAGAGGGTGATGCATGTGTTACGCTTCTAAGAAGCAAGCTCCATGGTCTGGTCGAAAGGAACCGTGCTCTGGAAGAGGAGAACAAGCAATTGAGACACCAAGTGAGCCGATTAAAAGGTCAGATCTCCTCTCTTGAAGGCCAGGATACTGATAAGAAGATGCTATGGAAGAAGCTGGAGAATTCTGCAACCAGCATCAGCTACTCCAAGGAAAAGCAGTTTGTCCAAAGCAATGATGATGCAAAGGAAGCCATGGATCTCAACAGCTCATTGTGTCACAGAAGGCAGCAATTCTCCAGGGCAACACTAGTGAGATCAAGGGCGCCAAGGGTTCCAAATCCACCGCCCAATCCGACATGCACCCAACCAAAGACAACTGTCAGAAAGGAAGGATGCAtggcccctcctcctcctccaccacctccaCTACCTTCCAAGTTGCAGAGGAGCACAAAGGCGATACAAAGGGTACCAGAGGTAGTCGAGTTGTACCGGTCGTTGGTGCGGCGTGAAGGAAAAAATGATGCAAAGTCTGGATCTGTAGGAATTCCAGCAGCAACGAACAGCAGAGAGATGATTGGGGAGATTGAGAACAGATCAGCTTATGTTTTAGCT ATTAAATCAGACGTAGAAAATCAAGGCAATTTTGTGAACTTCCTTGCAAGTGAAGTTCAAAATGCAGCATACAAAGAGATAGCTGATGTTGAAGAGTTTGTGAAATGGCTTGATGGGGAATTGTCATACCTTGTGGATGAAAGAGCAGTGCTGAAACACTTCCCTAACTGGCCTGAGAAGAAAGCAGATGCCATGAGAGAAGCAGCATTCAACTATCGAGATCTGAAGAACCTAGAGTCAGAAGCATCATCCTTCCATGATGACAGAAGAGTGGCTACACCTATGGCTCTCAAGCGCATGCAAGCTCTGCAGGATAA AATTGAACAAGGTATTCATAACACTGAACGAGTAAGGGACAGTGCAAGCGGAAGATATAAGGATCTTAAGATACCATGGGAATGGATGCTCGACTCTGGAGTCATAAGCCAA CTAAAGAAGGCTTCCTTGAAGCTTGCAAAAGAGTACATGAACCGCATTGTCAACACACTGAAGTCAGATCCATTTGCGAATGACGAGGAGCTACTTCTGCAAGGTGTCCGCTTTGCCTTCCGCATACATCAG CTTGCTGGTGGCTTTGACGAAGGATGCAGAAAAGCATTTCAAGAACTAAAAACTTATGCAAGCAAGTCAGAGTGA
- the LOC8084715 gene encoding pyruvate decarboxylase 2 produces MDTHVGSVNGSAAAPASNDTVGCPASAPGCPMASTPAQPASTLSAGEASLGRHLARRLVQVGVNDVFAVPGDFNLTLLDHLIAEPGLRLVGCCNELNAGYAADGYARARGVGACAVTFTVGGLSVLNAIAGAYSENLPVICIAGGPNSNDYGTNRILHHTIGIPDFSQELRCFQTVTCHQAVVTNLDDAHEQIDTAIATALRESKPVYLSISCNLPALPHPTFSRDPVPFFLAPRMSNKMGLEAAVEATVEFLNKAVKPVLVGGPKLRVAKAGKAFVDLVDASGYAYAVMPSAKGLVPETHPHFIGTYWGAVSTAFCAEIVESADAYLFAGPIFNDYSSVGYSFLLKKDKAIIVQPERVIIGNGPAFGCVMMKEYLSELAKRVKKNTTAYENYKRIFVPEGQPLESQPNEPLRVNVLFKHIQKMLTGDSAVIAETGDSWFNCQKLKLPEGCGYEFQMQYGSIGWSVGALLGYAQGANQKRVIACIGDGSFQVTAQDVSTMLRCEQNSIIFLINNGGYTIEVEIHDGPYNVIKNWNYTGFVDAIHNGEGKCWTSKVKCEEELTAAIETALAEKKDCLCFIEVIAHKDDTSKELLEWGSRVSAANSRPPNPQ; encoded by the exons ATGGACACCCACGTCGGATCCGTGAACGgatcggcggcggcgccggcgtcgaACGACACGGTGGGCTGCCCGGCGTCGGCGCCGGGGTGCCCGATGGCGTCCACGCCGGCGCAGCCCGCGTCGACGCTGTCGGCGGGGGAGGCGTCGCTGGGGCGCCACCTCGCGCGGCGCCTCGTGCAGGTCGGCGTCAACGACGTCTTCGCGGTCCCCGGGGACTTCAACCTCACGCTGCTCGACCACCTGATCGCCGAGCCCGGGCTGCGCCTCGTCGGCTGCTGCAACGAGCTCAACGCCGGGTACGCCGCCGACGGgtacgcgcgcgcgcgcggcgtcGGGGCCTGCGccgtcacgttcaccgtcgggggCCTCAGCGTGCTCAACGCCATCGCGGGCGCCTACAGCGAGAACCTGCCCGTCATCTGCATCGCCGGCGGGCCCAACTCCAACGACTACGGGACCAACCGCATCCTCCACCACACCATCGGCATCCCCGACTTCTCGCAGGAGCTGCGCTGCTTCCAGACCGTCACCTGCCACCAG GCGGTGGTGACCAATCTGGACGACGCGCACGAGCAGATCGACACGGCAATTGCCACGGCACTGAGGGAGAGCAAGCCGGTGTACCTCAGCATCAGCTGCAACCTCCCCGCGCTGCCTCACCCTACCTTTAGCCGCGACCCCGTGCCCTTCTTCCTCGCCCCCAG GATGAGCAACAAGATGGGGCTAGAGGCTGCAGTGGAAGCAACTGTCGAATTCCTGAACAAGGCGGTGAAGCCAGTGCTTGTTGGCGGCCCCAAACTGCGTGTGGCAAAGGCAGGAAAGGCATTTGTCGATCTGGTAGATGCCAGTGGCTATGCCTATGCAGTGATGCCATCGGCCAAGGGTCTTGTGCCAGAGACGCACCCCCACTTCATCGGCACCTACTGGGGCGCCGTCAGCACTGCCTTCTGTGCTGAGATTGTTGAGTCCGCAGATGCCTACCTCTTTGCAGGCCCCATTTTCAATGACTACAGCTCTGTTGGCTACTCATTCCTCCTCAAGAAGGACAAGGCCATCATCGTCCAGCCTGAACGTGTGATAATTGGTAATGGGCCGGCATTCGGATGTGTGATGATGAAGGAGTACTTGTCTGAATTGGCTAAGAGGGTTAAGAAGAACACCACTGCCTATGAGAACTACAAGAGGATCTTTGTACCTGAGGGGCAGCCGCTGGAAAGCCAGCCGAATGAGCCACTGCGAGTCAATGTGCTCTTCAAGCACATCCAGAAGATGTTGACCGGTGATAGTGCTGTGATTGCTGAGACTGGTGACTCCTGGTTCAATTGCCAGAAGCTTAAGCTGCCAGAAGGCTGTGG ATATGAATTCCAAATGCAGTATGGTTCAATTGGATGGTCAGTGGGTGCATTGCTTGGCTATGCTCAGGGTGCAAACCAAAAGCGTGTGATTGCCTGCATTGGTGATGGGAGCTTCCAG GTTACAGCACAGGATGTGTCAACCATGCTGCGATGTGAACAGAACAGCATAATCTTCCTGATCAACAATGGTGGGTACACAATTGAGGTGGAAATCCATGACGGACCATACAACGTCATCAAGAACTGGAACTACACTGGCTTTGTGGATGCCATCCACAATGGAGAGGGCAAGTGCTGGACCTCCAAG GTGAAGTgcgaggaggagctgacggcaGCTATTGAGACGGCTCTAGCGGAGAAGAAGGACTGCCTGTGCTTCATCGAGGTGATCGCGCACAAGGACGACACCAGCAAAGAGCTGCTGGAATGGGGTTCCAGGGTTTCTGCTGCCAACTCCAGGCCACCGAATCCTCAGTAG